From Geotalea uraniireducens Rf4:
GGTTCCCCTTGGCCTTTTCCTGCCCCACATAGTCGTCGAGGGCTCTCGGCCGGAGCGTCGCCTCGATCAGGGCATCGTCGTCGGTTATACTTGGGGTTATGGTCCGGGTCATTTGGGTGTCCTGTAGCGCGCGGTTCGATGGAACGTGAATGGTGGGGCTCGCTCCGCACCAATGTTTACTTCATCAGCTTTTTCAGTGCCTGTTTGAGGATCGATTCCACCGAGGCGTCAGCCGGGATGTCGATTGCTTCCAGTGCCTTCTGCACCACGGCTTCCTTGTATCCGAGGTTGACCAGTGCGGAGATCACGTCATCCCTGATGTCCTGTCTGCCGGGGGAGGGGGGCGCATCCTCCCGGATGGAGAACGGTCCCATTTTCTTAACCTTCTCCCGTAATTCCAGTACCAGGCGCTCCGCAGTTTTTTTGCCGATCCCGGGGATGGCGGAGAGCCTTGCCAGATCACCCCGGATCAAGGCGTCCGAGAGGTTTTCGGCCTCGATGTTGGAAAGGATGCCGTTCCCCAGCTTCGGTCCCACACCCGAGACGGAGATGAGGAGCTGAAACATCTCCTTCTCTGCCATGGTTCGAAAACCATAGAGATTGATGGCATCTTCCT
This genomic window contains:
- the ruvA gene encoding Holliday junction branch migration protein RuvA, whose product is MIALLAGKLAHKSPDFIILDIGGVGYRVQIPFSTYYALPDAGGVVTLNIYTHVKEDAINLYGFRTMAEKEMFQLLISVSGVGPKLGNGILSNIEAENLSDALIRGDLARLSAIPGIGKKTAERLVLELREKVKKMGPFSIREDAPPSPGRQDIRDDVISALVNLGYKEAVVQKALEAIDIPADASVESILKQALKKLMK